In the Deferribacter desulfuricans SSM1 genome, AGCTAAATCGAATCTATTCCCTGTTTGCCTTAAATTCCCTGGTGAAAAATCGGTGTAAATTGAATCTAAAGAAACAGTATTATTAATAGTTTTGTTATATTCACTAGCTTTTATAATATCTTGAGGAGTTCTTTTATCATGATACAGATAATCTCGAAATATAGCATCTTCCCTTTTGTAAGATGTTGTGTTTATGTTTGCTAAGTTATTACTGATAATTTCAAGTTTTCTGTTTTGTGCTAACATACCACTTGTTGCCGTATAAAGACCGTTTAACATTATGCCCCCCTTTCAAAGGCTTTCGGAAACTGTTTTTTTAACAAATATTCCATAGTTTTTAATGATATATATGAAGTTGGTTTTGCTGATTTTGTTGGGTAATACCAAAAATTATCATCTGAAACAGAAATACCCTTAACAACACTATAAAAAACAATGTTTTCATTTTTATCATACACAGAAATTGTTATTTGAGAAAAATTTTCACCAAAACTTTTATCCAATGAACTTTTTAGATTTGCAAAAACTACATAATCAGCCTCATTAATATCTTCAGTAACTAACGCAAACCTGTTAAATATTATATAATTCTTTATTACTGATTTTAACGTTTCATCATAAACCACCTTTTGACCAACAAGCTTTTTAAAGGGCATAATATAAACTTTTTTATTATTATATATTTTATTGAGTGAATGTTCTGCAGAATAAACAATTTTTACTTTTGTTTTATCATATAAGAGTGAAGAAAAATTTGTTTTTGCCTCTATTAAAGCTGCTAAATACAAATACCCATTTGACATAGGTTTTCTAACATTTTTACTCAAACTTTCAATAGTTGTTGACTTATAAGAGCAACCTAAAAATACCAAAATAATTATGAAAGGAAAAATCTTCCTCATAAAAACCTCCTGTCATATTTAAAGCAACCCACATGCCAAAAATACCGTTTGAAACTTTTTCCTTTTTGCATATTATAAGCAAAGTCAAAGAGGAGGTGCTAATGTTTAAAGGAACAACAATACTTGCCGTTAAAAAAGATGGTAAGATAGCTGTGGGAGGAGATGGGCAGGTAACTTTTGGTCATACTGTTTTAAAACACAATGCAAAAAAAGTGCGTAAGATATACAACGATAGTGTTATATGTGGTTTTGCTGGTTCTACTGCAGATGCATTTACACTGATGGAAAGATTTGAAAAAAAACTAAACGAATATAGCGGTCAGCTTTTGAGAGCTGCTGTTGAGCTTGCTAAGGATTGGCGCACTGATAAATATCTAAGAAGATTAGAAGCTATGATGATAGTGGCCGATAAAAATAATATTTATATATTAACTGGGAATGGTGATGTGGTTGAACCAAACAATAATGTAGCAGCAATAGGTTCAGGGGGGCCATATGCTCAGGCAGCAGCAACAGCTTTAGTGGAAAATTCTAATTTAACTGCCAAAGAAATCGTAGAAAAATCGCTTAAAATAGCAGCTTCAATCTGCATATATACAAATGATAATTTAATAGTAGAG is a window encoding:
- the hslV gene encoding ATP-dependent protease subunit HslV — its product is MFKGTTILAVKKDGKIAVGGDGQVTFGHTVLKHNAKKVRKIYNDSVICGFAGSTADAFTLMERFEKKLNEYSGQLLRAAVELAKDWRTDKYLRRLEAMMIVADKNNIYILTGNGDVVEPNNNVAAIGSGGPYAQAAATALVENSNLTAKEIVEKSLKIAASICIYTNDNLIVEEF